GCACTCACGCACAATACAGTAACTACACTACTAATACctagttcaatataataatacatatctaATTCATTAAATCCAAGCATTACTGATATGaaaacaaatatgaaaatgttacaggaccaatttaaaaatatctgattTACTGGTAATGGATACAGGCATCTTTCAATGTTTGGCATCAAACCCTGCTGGGAATATTCAATCATcggcatttttaaatgttttggttagaggtacctaatttaatagtatttatatttgttttcatatcAGTAATGCTTGGATTTAATGAATtagatatgtattattatattattttattataataattcacatgccttatataatatacctaatatattattatattatatactaatacctaataaaaaaaactaatatacctacaatagaaccaaaaaatgtattattataaaaccatattttttgttaaaagttaaataactattttagattctgaacggagcgatgaatgtatggttttacaatgatgtctgttttttttttaatttttaatttttatttgtgtctgtcatcacgttttaggacagtaaaagtgcttagattttcttcaatagtaccTTTTCTGATGAaacactacatgagaaatcaaaagtaaacattttccagtaataaaaataaaaaaactaaaagcaagtaaaaatacatttttatgagcgttttaagttcataattttacaacattggatattcacttgatttctcatgtagtgtttttcttatttggttgtaattcaaaaatgaataattatagatgcatgaatgatttatttatgaatttcaatgatagttagtatttatttaaataaaaatcctaAGAAAATCTAACTTAAAATAACGGTTTATGAATTTACAATAACATACAAAACAATTGCGTTCCTATAACAGTTATACCAATATAAGTAAAGATTTTGTCATCTTATTCTCTGTAGCTGAAAAACCCaaaagcttaaaaaataatccatcatcaTCCATACCATCATCTCCGAAAGCATTTGAAGCAATTATTGAATCAACTAGGTTAGCAGCTTTCTTATCttgaattaatttacttaaaccTAATGGTgagtacaattaaaaataataaatattagtacaattttaattacttcTAGAGAACATATTATGACAACAGAAACTATaacaatcaaaaaattaatgtcCGATAACCAATTTTCCTACACAGACATCACCCTAGTATTCATATTAATCACGTGTTGTATGATTATCATATCATGCATTGGACTAGAAATTATATTGGTTATAAAGCTAAAGAAATCATTCAGAAGACATGAAGCTGCAGTGCACAACTTTACCGCAGACCCatattaataccaatattaataaatgatatacgtaaatactgcacagcagagcgaaatccacttccccacctttttatttttataaattaaattaaatgactgTATGATAAATGTTTCTAGATCTAGTTAACGGGTTTACAATATTAATCCTTTACTGTAAGGCATCAATTGATTCCAAACTCCAACCACTCCTTGTGACAAAGTCAGATTCTTTcttaataagtttattaaacattttttaaaataaattttcgaaatttgaaAGGGATCCGGAAGCGTTACTCCAAAAAAACTGATAAATGTCGTTAGTAGATGTATACTAAAAGGTATATCACCTAATATGTGTTTCAGGGTGCTCTCAATGTCTTAAAAAGGGGTATATTGTCAAAGACTGCCCGGGTGAGTGTATGTTATGTTCTACCACGACCATTGTTATTGTGTgttctattatacatttttataattttcttagcCTCCTCTAACCCTCAATGGCCGCCGCGGGTATCACCACCATTAGCACCAGCACCATCACCGCCACAACTGACACAGGACGACCCCGCTGTGGTCCACGTTACCGATACATCAGTCAGTTGGTAGTTAAATACAAAGAACACATTATGtgtgtaatgtataatgtatacaaaaaaataaatataaataaatgttactgAGCATAGGATCTAAATTGTACaaagatataaatattactgATATCTTAGAAGtagagtaaattaattaataactaatgagttGTTGTAAcagtacaaatgtatttaattaaatttattacatgTTGAATTGTGTTTTAAAGTTgttcaaaaaaactaaaataacatataaaaaacatattacaaattcaatgttaattttatgatatatgtaggtatgtaacaATAGTTGGCAACATTACAAATTTATagaattgagtttaaaagttattgatacatatataatgtataagaaAGATATTACAATGGCACTTTTagggtataagtgtataacaataataactatcaTTATTACAAACATGAGTGtagtgtatttttatataaaaaaaaaaataaatacaaattaaattattatgtacaaacgAATTGGTGTGGTATTGTAGGTGTAgtagtgtaaataaataaacaggtatttggattattattaggtgtatatttaaggggattcgataccgatCGTTTTTAAGGAGCTGAGTATAGGCAATTTTAAGGCAATTTCCATAGTGCGTGCGTGCGTGGCGTGTATTTGTGTTTGTAGTAAACGATCATTAGTGTTAGTGCCCCCGCCCGCCCACATGACTACTACAGCCCGCCATAACACAATGATATTTCTTATCTTCGATTATGACGGCGTCCCGTAATAGGAACAAATAGTCTGATAACGAATATGTGATAAGAATTACGAACGGTTCAAAACAAACCGTTATCACGGTTCACCCCATTTAAATTACACAGGCAAGAAATAATTTGAACtagatattcatttttaatatatttctgttCAATTCTTAGCCTAATGaccattcattattttaaatatacacgttttgacaaattttaattcaataacctTGAAGATTGGTGTATTTGTTCGTGAGAAAAtcgaattttataaaagtaaatattgaaGCAGAACAATATTGCGTATAGTCGTATAGACTATCAGCTAATACTTCAATAAGTAAAAGTTAAGTCTACCcaatgacaaaaattaaatatttgttctttacttgtttttagttttataaatttataaatatggttCAGTGTTGGGTTCCGTTATGTTCCCATATTTCTAATAGGGAAGACTGTAAGTTTTTAGGTTCCCTGCAAATGATGCACTACGCAATAATTGGGCCAAAGCAGTAAGGTAGGATCTTGTTAACtttagttcaatttttatactatatcaaaataatatattatttactatttatattggTAACATTTCCTTGTTATTAATGTAGAAGATCAGATGCTATACCcacaaaaaacacaaaaatttgCAATTGTCATTTTAAGGAAGGATTAAAAATCAATGGTCCTAGTATTTTTTCGTGGaataaaaattcacattttaattttgcttCTCCAGAAAAATGCACAAAGTATGCTGTAATATCCTTATGTAGTTTTTTCCAAGTTGAATTTTGATGCACGATATATGTTGTGACTATTAATTATGTCAATGTTTGTTCCCAGAGTGGACCAATGGGGTAAGTTGCCAGTGGgtggaaacaaaaaaatacaatttaaaattatcataaatcctttctttgaaaaaaagatttaatttgaatcaaaaaaatttgaaaatctttgtttaaaaagtaatttaaaaaatatgtactgatgaatgttacctatatttaaattacctaaattaattattattttctgtgtcCTCCAAACTAAtgcttaagttttttttttcttactgtGCAATCAAAAACTAATCTTAACCAAAATATGGAGACATCTTATTGTTGCTCCAAGGTCTTCAATTATGCTACTGTGTTTGTGATTACTAACATTTTAAGTAaacttatttttagtttaattataaactttatGGTTAAACTTTGtcatttttagtaatgtaataattttgtatgtttaaataattgttatttctatGTGTGGAGaagtatttattgaatttgtaaAACATTCTTTAtgtccaaaatattatttttattagatagtgcatgaattatttgtaattactaatataactaTTGTTAAATGTAGCTGAAGATGATTGatttagaatacatttttgcatcagttttatgttgtattttatttaattaattagttaacattcttgtataataatgatgtttttaatattaaaggcGCCAAAAAGTACTTGTTGAGACTGAAAACGATATTGATAATGGTGAATCTATGAACACTAAACTTAATTGTGAAATTGAAACTGTGAGTATGCCCAATGAAGAAGAAGCTTCCAGTAACAatgttataaaagaaaaaaatcaattaattgagTCACTTCAATCTAAAAATGATAGTTTAAACAAGGAAATTATGATTCTTAAAAACCGTTCTTTTGGTTACCACTCTATAGAATCCAATggcaaaatgtttgatttttattgtGGCATTAGTAAAGTTATGTTTGATCTTATTATTGAACTGGTTTCTAAAGttgaaatcaattattattatacttggagtGTGAAGAAGTTATGTTTAAATGACCAAGTTCTTATGACTCTGATGAAATTAAGATTAAACTTATGTTATACAGACTTAGCATTCAGATTTGGTATTAGTGAATCTACAattggcaatattataataactttcaTTAGTGTTcttcatgaaattttatttgtcagCTTAATGAGTAAAGTACCAtctcaaaataaaaaccaaaactgTTTACCTAATTGCttcaatgattttaaaaactgtagGATTACTTTAGACTGCACTGAAATGTCCTGTGATATTCCAAACTCATTAGTTGATCAGAAATTGACTTACAGCTCATATAAACATAGAAATACCCTCAAAGGACTTGTTGGAGTGGCTCCTAATGGTGTAATTACTTATGCTAGTAAGTTGTACCCAGGATCTACTTcagacaaaaaaattgtaagtcaTTGTGGAGTCTTAGAAATATTACAACCAGGTGACTTAGTTTTAGCcgacaaaggatttttaatatctgACATTTTGCCTCCTGGAATTTCTTTGAACATTCCTCCGTTTTTAATGACTCCACAATTTACGCCCAGTGAAGTTATTCGTACAAAAAACATAGCTAGGGCCCGAATACACGTAGAAAGAGTTATGGTAagacttaaaaatttcaaaattttagcTCACATTCCAAACACGTTGTATACAAGGGCTTCTTTGGTATTCCAACTTTGTGCTGCTTTAGTAAATTTCCAAAATCCTATATTAAAAGAAGttgaacattaatttaatattaatcaagaatgataaactaaatataaaataaatatgcatttgtcaaaaaaaaaaattatctaagttttatacagaacaaaataaaaattatattaataagttgaattatttgataaaataaaaggaataaattgattataataaaagtttaataacaaGTCTATATTTGTTGACCAGGCATCatctttaaaaacttttaaggcTACCAAAGATTTAGGTGTCCAAACAATAAGAATAGTAGATGTTGTTTTTGTCATATACATTTGTGCTTGAATTTGATCATAATACTGGTGAATAGGattcaaaatgaaattattactagcaacatcaaaattaattatataatcttTAGTTTTTGACAGG
This genomic window from Metopolophium dirhodum isolate CAU chromosome 1, ASM1992520v1, whole genome shotgun sequence contains:
- the LOC132947964 gene encoding uncharacterized protein LOC132947964, whose amino-acid sequence is MNTKLNCEIETVSMPNEEEASSNNVIKEKNQLIESLQSKNDSLNKEIMILKNRSFGYHSIESNGKMFDFYCGISKVMFDLIIELVSKVEINYYYTWSVKKLCLNDQVLMTLMKLRLNLCYTDLAFRFGISESTIGNIIITFISVLHEILFVSLMSKVPSQNKNQNCLPNCFNDFKNCRITLDCTEMSCDIPNSLVDQKLTYSSYKHRNTLKGLVGVAPNGVITYASKLYPGSTSDKKIVSHCGVLEILQPGDLVLADKGFLISDILPPGISLNIPPFLMTPQFTPSEVIRTKNIARARIHVERVMVRLKNFKILAHIPNTLYTRASLVFQLCAALVNFQNPILKEVEH